Proteins found in one Panicum hallii strain FIL2 chromosome 4, PHallii_v3.1, whole genome shotgun sequence genomic segment:
- the LOC112889091 gene encoding tyrosine-sulfated glycopeptide receptor 1-like, translating to MAVWQRPMQLNRQVIVSGVVLLISLLFLCDRAGACAAEEREALLSFLADLSPRPGDGIAASWRGSPDCCAWEGVSCGGDGAVTRVWLPRRGLGGTISPAVANLTALTHLNLSGNGLDGAFPSALLSLPSAAVVDVSYNRLSSSLPDLPPPGGAGGRALPLQVLDVSSNFLAGQFPSVIWEHTPSLVSLNASNNSLEGLIPSFCVSCPALAVLDLSVNAFGGGIPPGFANCSQLRVLNVGRNNLTGEFPDDIFDVKPLQRLLVPSNKIQGMLDPERIAKLSNLVALDLGYNAFTGELPESISQLPQLEELRLAHNNMTGTLPPALSNWTGLRCLDLRSNSFVGDLDAVDFSGLGNLSVFDVASNNFTGTMPPSIYSCTSLKALRVGNNQMRGQVAPEIGDLHQLQFLSLTINSFTNISGMFWNLRGCENLTALLVSYNFYGEALPDAGWVGDHVRNVRLLVMENCELTGQIPSWLSKLQDLNILNLAENRLTGPIPSWIGSMKKLYYVDLSGNQLSGEIPPSLTELPLLTSEQAMADFRPGHMPLTFTLTPNNGAASRQGRGYYQMSGVATTLNFSNNYLTGTIPREIGQLVTLQVLDVSSNYLSGGIPPELCNLAKLQVLILRRNNLTGPIPQALNQLNFLAVFIVSYNNLEGAIPTGGQFDAFPPWSFRDNPKLCGPAIAVSCAVPLAAGESSSSKLVSRRVLVAIVLGVCFGVVALVVLLGCVVIAVKRVKSKGSVSDGGKFADASLFDSMTELNGDDSKETILFMSEAGGDAAKSITFLDILKATNNFSQASIIGSGGFGLVYLAELEDGTRLAVKKLNGDMCLVEREFRAEVEALSSATARHDNLVPLQGFCIRGGLRLLLYPYMANGSLHDWLHDRPGGADALRWRDRLRIARGASRGVLHIHEHCMPRIVHRDIKSSNILLDASGEARVADFGLARLILPDRTHVTTELVGTPGYIPPEYGQAWVATRRGDVYSFGVVLLELLTGRRPVEVLPTQRQRWELVGWVTQMRALGRHAEVLDHRLRGRGDEAQMLYVLDLACLCVDAAPFSRPAIQDVVSWLENVDTIGGKSSEDVKISDSQS from the coding sequence ATGGCGGTTTGGCAGCGGCCGATGCAACTGAATCGCCAGGTCATCGTCTCGGGGGTGGTACTACTAATCTCGCTGCTGTTTCTTTGCGACCGCGccggcgcgtgcgcggcggaggagagggaggcccTGCTGTCCTTCCTCGCCGATCTCTCGCCGCGGCCCGGCGACGGCATCGCCGCCTCGTGGCGAGGGTCGCCGGACTGCTGCGCCTGGGAGGGCGTGAGctgcggcggcgatggcgcggTCACGCGCGTGTGGCTGCCGCGCCGCGGGCTCGGCGGGACGATCTCGCCGGCCGTCGCCAACCTCACCGCGCTCACGCACCTCAACCTCTCCGGCAACGGCCTCGACGGGGCGTTCCCGTCGGCGTTGCTATCGCTGCCCAGTGCCGCCGTCGTCGACGTCAGCTACAACCGCCTCTCCAGCTCGTTGCCGGACTTGCCGCCgcccgggggcgcgggcggccgtgCGCTCCCGCTGCAGGTGCTCGACGTGTCGAGCAACTTCTTGGCGGGGCAGTTCCCGTCCGTGATCTGGGAGCACACGCCGAGCCTCGTCTCGCTCAACGCTAGCAACAACAGCCTGGAAGGTTTGATCCCATCCTTCTGCGTGAGCTGCCCGGCGCTTGCCGTTCTTGACCTCTCCGTGAACGCGTTCGGCGGAGGCATCCCCCCGGGGTTCGCCAACTGCTCGCAGTTGCGAGTTCTCAACGTCGGCCGCAACAATCTCACCGGCGAATTCCCCGACGACATCTTCGACGTGAAGCCGCTGCAGCGGCTGCTGGTTCCGTCGAACAAGATTCAAGGGATGCTCGACCCCGAGCGCATCGCCAAGCTGAGCAATCTCGTCGCCCTAGATCTTGGCTACAATGCGTTCACCGGAGAGTTGCCGGAGTCCATCAGCCAGCTGCCGCAGCTGGAGGAGCTCCGGCTCGCGCACAACAACATGACCGGGACGCTCCCGCCGGCGCTCAGCAACTGGACCGGCCTCCGGTGCCTCGACCTCCGGTCGAACAGCTTTGTCGGGGACCTCGACGCCGTTGACTTCTCCGGCCTCGGCAACCTCTCCGTCTTCGACGTGGCCTCCAACAACTTCACCGGCACCATGCCGCCGAGCATCTACTCCTGCACGTCGTTGAAGGCGCTCCGCGTGGGGAACAACCAGATGAGAGGGCAGGTGGCGCCGGAGATCGGCGACCTGCACCAGCTCCAGTTCCTGTCGCTGACCATAAACTCGTTCACCAACATCAGCGGCATGTTCTGGAACCTCCGGGGATGCGAGAACCTCACCGCGCTGCTCGTGTCGTACAACTTCTACGGTGAGGCCCTGCCGGACGCCGGCTGGGTCGGCGACCATGTCAGGAATGTCCGGCTGCTGGTGATGGAGAACTGCGAGCTGACGGGCCAGATACCGTCGTGGCTGTCGAAGCTGCAGGACCTCAACATCTTGAATCTCGCCGAGAACCGCCTCACCGGCCCGATCCCGAGCTGGATCGGCAGCATGAAGAAGCTCTACTACGTGGACCTGTCCGGCAACCAGCTGTCCGGCGAGATTCCGCCGTCGCTGACGGAGCTGCCGCTGCTGACGTCGGAGCAGGCCATGGCAGATTTCAGACCAGGCCACATGCCACTCACGTTCACCCTGACGCCGAACAACGGCGCGGCGAGCAGGCAGGGCCGCGGGTACTACCAGATGTCCGGCGTCGCCACGACGCTCAACTTCAGCAACAACTACCTCACCGGCACGATACCGCGCGAGATCGGGCAGCTGGTGACGCTGCAGGTGCTTGATGTCAGCAGCAACTACCTCTCCGGCGGAATCCCGCCGGAGCTCTGCAACCTCGCCAAGCTGCAGGTTCTGATCCTTCGCCGAAACAATTTGACGGGGCCTATCCCGCAGGCGCTCAACCAGCTCAATTTCCTGGCCGTATTCATCGTCTCGTACAACAACCTCGAGGGGGCGATCCCGACGGGCGGACAGTTCGACGCGTTCCCGCCGTGGAGCTTCAGGGACAACCCCAAACTCTGCGGCCCGGCTATCGCCGTCTCATGTGCCGTACCCCTTGCCGCAGGCGAGTCTTCATCGTCCAAGCTAGTCAGCAGAAGGGTTCTGGTGGCCATCGTTCTTGGAGTTTGCTTCGGAGTGGTGGCGCTCGTCGTCTTGCTCGGATGCGTGGTGATCGCCGTCAAGAGGGTCAAGTCGAAGGGATCAGTCAGCGACGGCGGGAAATTCGCCGACGCATCGCTGTTCGACTCCATGACGGAGCTCAACGGCGACGACTCCAAGGAGACGATCCTGTTCATGtcggaggccggcggcgacgcggcgAAGAGCATCACGTTCCTGGACATCCTCAAGGCGACCAACAACTTCAGCCAGGCGAGCATCATCGGGTCCGGCGGCTTCGGGCTCGTGTACCTGGCCGAGCTGGAGGACGGCACGCGGCTCGCCGTGAAGAAGCTCAACGGCGACATGTGCCTGGTGGAGCGCGAGTTCCGCGCGGAGGTGGAGGCCCTGTCCTCCGCGACGGCGCGGCACGACAATCTGGTCCCGCTCCAGGGCTTCTGCATCCGCGGCgggctgcggctgctgctgtaCCCGTACATGGCGAACGGCAGCCTCCACGACTGGCTCCACGACCGCCCCGGCGGCGCCGACGCGCTGCGGTGGCGCGACCGGCTCCGCATCGCGCGCGGCGCCAGCCGCGGCGTGCTCCACATCCACGAGCACTGCATGCCGCGGATCGTGCACCGGGACATCAAGTCCAGCAACATCCTGCTGGACGCGTCCGGCGAGGCCCGCGTGGCGGACTTCGGCCTGGCCAGGCTCATCCTCCCCGACCGCACCCACGTCACGACGGAGCTGGTGGGCACGCCGGGGTACATCCCGCCGGAGTACGGGCAGGCGTGGGTGGCGACGCGGCGCGGGGACGTGTACAGCTTCGGCGTCGTGCTGCTGGAGCTGCTCACGGGGAGGCGCCCCGTGGAGGTGCTGCCGACGCAGCGGCAGCGGTGGGAGCTGGTCGGGTGGGTGACGCAGATGAGGGCGCTGGGGAGGCACGCCGAGGTGCTGGACCACCGGCTGAGGGGCCGCGGCGACGAGGCGCAGATGCTCTACGTGCTCGACCTCGCCTGCCTGTGCGTCGACGCCGCGCCGTTCAGCCGGCCGGCGATCCAGGATGTGGTCAGCTGGCTCGAGAACGTGGACACCATCGGCGGCAAGTCATCCGAAGATGTAAAGATCTCTGATAGCCAGAGCTGA
- the LOC112889308 gene encoding tyrosine-sulfated glycopeptide receptor 1-like, with amino-acid sequence MQPLNLPCSSSSISKLLVPFFGLIFVLLLSSASHVSSCTEQERSSLIDFRDGLSPEGNGGLNVSWINNTDCCQWEGIFCSTDGVVTDVLLGSKGLKGSIPPSLSNLTGLLRLNLSRNSLEGSLPAELLFSNSIIVLDVSFNYLSGPLQERWQSSNPGLPLQVLNISSNLFKGQFPSTTLEVMKNLVALNASNNSFTGSMPSSICNYAPSIAMLDLCLNKFSGTISPEFANCSMLKVLKAGHNNLTGALPHELFNATSLEQLSFPNNDLQGILDASNLVRLNNLIILDVGSNGLRGNIPDSIGQLSRLEELHLDNNLMSGELPSALGNCTGLRYITIRNNSFKGDLSRVNFSRLDLRTADFSMNNFTDALQKLKSCSTLTSLLIGTNFNGETIPQDEAIDGFGNLQVLTIDACPLVGKIPLWLSKLTKLEMLDLSNNQLTGLIPSWINNLQLLFYLDISNNSLTGDIPIALMNMPMIQYQKNAVRLDPKFLELPVYWTPTRQYRMLNAFPILLNIGHNRFTGSIPPEIGQLKMLDVLNFSSNNLSGEIPWQISNLTSLQVLDLSNNQLTGEIPQTLSDLHFLSIFNVSNNELEGPVPTGWQFDTFANSSYSGNSKLCGHVLSIPCDSTRTHTAPMKRRNKKTIFALGLGVFFGGLAILLLLARLLISIRTTKSANRNKSSNNRDIEATSFNSVSEHLCDMIKGSVLVMVPRGKGESNNLTFSDILKATNNFDQQNIIGCGGNGLVYRAELPCGSKLAIKKLNGEMCLMEREFTAEVEALSMAQHENLVPLWGYCIQGSSRLLIYSFMENGSLDDWLHNKDDANSFLDWPTRLKIAQGAGRGLSYIHNTCKPHIVHRDVKSSNILLDREFNAYVADFGLARLILPYNTHVTTELVGTLGYIPPEYGQAWVATLRGDIYSFGVVLLELLTGKRPVQVLIKSKELVQWVREMRCQGKDIEVLDPALRGRGHDEQMLNVLEVACKCINHNPCLRPTIQEVVSCLDRVNVDIQVQT; translated from the exons ATGCAGCCACTGAATTTGCCATGCAGCAGCAGTAGCATCTCAAAATTACTCGTGCCTTTCTTTGGCCTCATCTTCGTCCTCCTGCTCTCCTCGGCCTCTCACGTCAGCTCCTGCACGGAGCAAGAAAGGAGCTCCCTCATTGACTTCCGAGATGGGCTCTCGCCGGAGGGCAATGGTGGCCTCAACGTGTCATGGATCAACAACACAGACTGCTGCCAATGGGAAGGAATCTTTTGCAGCACTGATGGTGTGGTCACGGATGTCTTGCTTGGTTCTAAAGGCCTCAAAGGCAGCATCCCACCATCCCTCAGCAATCTCACCGGGCTGCTGCGCCTCAATTTGTCCCGCAATTCACTCGAAGGAAGTCTACCAGCAGAATTGCTGTTCTCCAACAGTATCATTGTCCTGGATGTCAGCTTCAACTACCTATCTGGTCCTCTGCAAGAGCGGTGGCAATCCTCAAATCCTGGTCTTCCTCTCCAGGTATTGAATATCTCAAGCAACTTATTTAAAGGGCAGTTCCCATCCACAACACTGGAAGTGATGAAAAATCTGGTTGCTCTTAATGCAAGCAACAACAGTTTTACTGGATCAATGCCATCTTCTATTTGCAACTACGCCCCATCAATTGCCATGCTTGACCTTTGTTTAAATAAATTCAGTGGCACTATTTCCCCAGAGTTTGCCAATTGCTCCATGTTAAAAGTACTCAAGGCTGGCCACAACAACCTTACAGGGGCTCTACCTCATGAACTTTTTAATGCTACCTCATTGGAGCAGCTCTCTTTTCCAAACAATGACTTACAAGGGATTCTTGATGCTTCCAACCTAGTCAGGCTCAACAATCTGATCATCCTTGATGTTGGATCAAATGGGCTCCGTGGTAATATACCAGATTCTATCGGGCAGCTGAGTAGATTGGAAGAGCTCCACTTAGACAACAACCTGATGTCTGGAGAGCTACCATCGGCACTAGGTAACTGCACAGGTCTCAGGTACATCACCATCAGAAATAACAGTTTTAAGGGAGATCTTAGCAGAGTTAACTTTTCCCGGTTGGATCTGAGAACTGCAGATTTTTCAATGAACAACTTCACTG ATgcacttcagaagctcaagagCTGCAGTACCCTCACCTCCCTACTTATTGGAACCAACTTCAACGGTGAAACCATACCGCAAGATGAAGCAATTGATGGTTTTGGGAATCTTCAGGTCTTGACTATAGATGCTTGCCCATTGGTCGGAAAAATCCCTCTTTGGCTATCAAAGCTCACAAAGCTGGAGATGTTAGATTTATCAAACAATCAACTGACTGGACTGATACCATCCTGGATTAATAATCTGCAACTCCTCTTCTATCTAGACATATCAAACAACAGCCTTACAGGGGATATCCCAATTGCATTGATGAATATGCCAATGATACAATATCAGAAGAACGCTGTCCGGTTGGACCCCAAGTTCCTAGAATTACCAGTATATTGGACACCAACACGTCAATACCGGATGCTCAATGCTTTTCCCATTTTATTGAATATAGGCCACAATAGATTCACAGGTTCCATTCCTCCAGAGATTGGTCAGTTGAAAATGCTCGATGTCCTAAACTTCAGCTCCAACAACTTATCTGGAGAAATACCATGGCAAATCAGCAACCTCACAAGTCTGCAAGTGCTAGACCTGTCAAACAACCAGCTCACAGGTGAAATCCCACAAACATTGAGTGATCTGCACTTCCTTTCTATATTCAATGTGTCTAACAATGAACTAGAAGGGCCTGTTCCAACTGGATGGCAGTTTGATACATTTGCAAATTCTAGCTACAGTGGGAACTCCAAGCTATGTGGCCATGTGCTCAGCATCCCATGTGACTCAACAAGAACACATACAGCCCCCATGAAAAGGCGGAACAAAAAGACCATTTTTGCACTTGGTTTAGGTGTGTTCTTCGGCGGGCTTGCTATACTTTTGTTGCTGGCACGTCTTCTTATATCCATAAGAACCACAAAATCTGCCAACAGAAACAAGAGCAGTAATAACAGGGACATAGAAGCAACTTCATTCAACTCTGTTTCAGAGCACTTGTGTGATATGATAAAGGGAAGCGTTTTGGTGATGGTACCTCGAGGAAAGGGAGAATCAAATAATCTCACATTCAGTGATATCTTAAAGGCCACAAATAATTTTGATCAGCAGAACATTATCGGCTGTGGAGGTAATGGTCTAGTGTATAGGGCTGAGCTACCCTGTGGATCCAAGCTTGCAATCAAGAAACTCAATGGTGAAATGTGTCTCATGGAAAGAGAATTCACAGCAGAGGTTGAAGCACTCTCCATGGCACAACATGAGAACCTTGTGCCACTATGGGGTTATTGCATCCAGGGAAGCTCGAGGCTCCTCATATATTCTTTCATGGAGAATGGGAGTCTTGATGATTGGCTTCACAACAAGGATGACGCCAACTCATTTCTCGATTGGCCAACAAGGCTCAAGATTGCACAAGGAGCAGGCCGCGGCCTTTCATATATCCACAACACCTGCAAGCCTCACATTGTTCACCGTGATGTCAAGTCCAGCAACATCTTACTTGATAGAGAATTCAATGCTTATGTTGCTGATTTTGGCCTCGCCAGATTGATTCTTCCTTATAACACACATGTCACGACAGAGCTGGTAGGCACACTGGGTTACATTCCTCCTGAGTATGGGCAGGCATGGGTAGCCACACTGAGAGGTGATATATACAGTTTTGGAGTGGTCTTGCTTGAGCTGCTCACTGGGAAGAGGCCTGTCCAGGTCTTGATCAAGTCGAAGGAACTTGTCCAATGGGTAAGGGAGATGCGGTGTCAGGGAAAGGATATTGAGGTCTTGGATCCTGCACTTAGAGGAAGAGGACATGATGAGCAAATGCTGAATGTGCTTGAAGTCGCTTGCAAGTGTATCAACCACAATCCTTGCCTGAGGCCAACCATCCAAGAGGTTGTGTCCTGCCTGGACAGAGTAAATGTGGACATCCAGGTGCAGACGTAG
- the LOC112889310 gene encoding uncharacterized protein LOC112889310, whose protein sequence is MAKLQLYVQKSNYPVVGYPSLGRHQTLEVATEYLFGAQNRKKAKATANSRSGAEDSRSLGALLEEVAGQWNHLCDLVLSINVRD, encoded by the exons ATGGCAAAG CTACAACTCTACGTGCAAAAGTCCAACTATCCTGTAGTTGGTTATCCTTCTCTAGGTCGTCATCAAACTTTGGAAGTTGCCACTGAGTATCTTTTTGGAGCCCAG AACAGGAAAAAGGCGAAAGCAACAGCCAACAGCCGATCAGGCGCTGAAGATTCGCGTTCGCTCGGGGCACTTCTGGAGGAAGTGGCAG GTCAATGGAATCATCTCTGTGATCTTGTTTTATCCATCAATGTTCGAGACTAA
- the LOC112888489 gene encoding probable calcium-binding protein CML29: MAAPGRPLAVDFEALSYISSLVEAFQAFDSDNDGLVTAPELRGLLASLGLDKSEAEARDMLARADADRDGRLSVEELLDVMNAGELGLGALGDLLQSALPALEAAGGVLVGADELARALGVVGAASAEDCAAIVECLDGDGDGAITIEEFRLVADLL; this comes from the coding sequence ATGGCGGCACCGGGGCGGCCGCTGGCGGTGGACTTCGAGGCGCTGAGCTACATCAGCAGCCTGGTGGAGGCGTTCCAGGCGTTCGACTCCGACAACGACGGGCTCGTGACGGCGCCCGAGCTCCGGGGCCTGCTGGCGTCGCTGGGCCTGGACAAGTCCGAGGCCGAGGCGCGCGACATGCTGGCGCGCGCCGACGCCGACCGCGACGGCCGGCTCAGCGTCGAGGAGCTCCTGGACGTGATGAACGCCGGGGAGCTCGGGCTGGGCGCGCTCGGCGACCTGCTGCAGTCGGCGCTGCCCGCGCTCGAGGCCGCCGGGGGCGTGCTGGTCGGCGCGGACGAGCTCGCCagggcgctcggcgtcgttggCGCCGCCAGCGCTGAGGACTGCGCGGCCATCGTCGAGTGCctggacggcgacggcgacggcgccatCACCATCGAGGAGTTCAGGCTCGTGGCCGACCTGCTCTAG